A genome region from Methanococcoides burtonii DSM 6242 includes the following:
- a CDS encoding COG1361 S-layer family protein, which produces MKKMILLILFVCITAGSASAAVYVDSSMITVDMLNQNPDPARPGETMEITLSVRNDGNSDLEDVTVTIKPEYPFSKVTGESLTQTIPYLNSRQDDDDAAILKYKLFIDNDAPEDLYELDIVVTDSENGGTITTTVNIDVRGKEYAQIVTITKSNIDIATEEPLEFIVTNTGNSPLKNMVISWDEESGVILPVYSDNTKYIAYLDAGESATVSYTVMADVNAIPGLYQLDIYLSFEDYDSNTNEITTKAGLFVGGETDFDVSFSESASGEVSLSVANVGNNEAYSVKVSIPEQDGYTVTGSSSTIVGNLEKGDYTITSFNVVQSANVAIDENSDDEKTGTGENIPAGRSASRSSGNELTTIIEYTDSTGQRLSVEKNVDISFTSGATGENDVAYAKNRNASSGTSTTTYLLILAAIVAGAAVVYKKRKDKEREQ; this is translated from the coding sequence ATGAAAAAAATGATACTATTAATACTATTTGTCTGCATAACCGCTGGAAGTGCTTCTGCAGCAGTTTATGTGGATTCTTCAATGATAACGGTTGATATGTTAAATCAAAACCCAGATCCTGCAAGGCCGGGAGAGACCATGGAGATCACCCTTAGCGTGAGGAACGATGGAAATTCAGACCTTGAGGATGTTACAGTTACCATTAAACCGGAGTATCCATTCTCAAAAGTGACCGGTGAATCCCTGACCCAGACAATACCATATCTGAACTCACGGCAGGACGACGATGATGCTGCCATACTCAAATATAAACTTTTTATAGATAATGATGCGCCAGAAGACCTGTATGAGCTGGATATAGTTGTAACTGATAGTGAGAACGGCGGTACGATCACAACAACCGTCAATATTGACGTTCGTGGAAAGGAATACGCACAGATCGTCACTATTACTAAATCAAACATCGACATAGCAACCGAAGAGCCGCTTGAGTTCATTGTGACCAACACCGGAAATTCACCCCTGAAGAACATGGTAATATCATGGGATGAAGAAAGTGGAGTTATCCTGCCGGTATATTCTGATAACACCAAATATATCGCATACCTCGATGCCGGTGAATCTGCAACTGTAAGCTACACCGTTATGGCTGATGTGAATGCGATTCCCGGGCTTTATCAGCTGGATATCTACCTGAGTTTTGAGGATTATGACTCAAATACAAATGAGATAACTACGAAAGCCGGACTTTTTGTAGGAGGAGAAACCGATTTTGATGTTTCGTTCTCCGAGAGTGCAAGTGGGGAAGTCTCACTTTCTGTTGCTAATGTGGGTAACAACGAAGCATATTCCGTGAAAGTATCAATTCCTGAACAGGATGGGTACACAGTCACAGGGAGTTCCTCGACCATTGTAGGAAACCTGGAAAAAGGAGATTACACCATCACTTCTTTCAACGTGGTCCAATCCGCAAATGTTGCAATCGACGAAAATAGTGATGATGAAAAAACTGGCACTGGAGAAAATATACCTGCAGGCCGATCTGCCAGCAGAAGTTCAGGTAATGAACTAACAACCATTATCGAATATACTGATTCAACGGGTCAGAGGCTTTCAGTTGAGAAGAACGTTGACATATCATTTACCTCAGGTGCAACTGGAGAAAATGATGTGGCATACGCCAAGAACAGGAATGCAAGCAGCGGGACCAGCACTACCACATACCTTCTGATCCTCGCCGCAATCGTCGCAGGAGCTGCTGTAGTATATAAAAAGAGAAAGGACAAGGAAAGGGAACAATGA
- a CDS encoding DUF7343 domain-containing protein translates to MKPITIIFWIAIILASMPLAGADSTATIHGVVYEWDTFEPTDNAYIEINTTPTQSIVPQYGIYSLELPPGNYQITATSYKENKLEYSTEVPLTITDNGTYVIDLLLMPVYSDIVESDENEKHPTTQAGTISIVFYLLLAIILMVAIEKITSNTKKDKKRHYIEPEIEITEYSAPEHVEEVPPEDENMTYPEDMKDLPSDLQKIVKMLQSNDDRMTQKDLRSKIDYSEGKVSMMLNDLEKKGWVDKRKEGRGNIIFLKDKHKRK, encoded by the coding sequence ATGAAGCCCATCACAATTATATTCTGGATAGCCATCATACTGGCATCAATGCCATTAGCAGGCGCTGATAGCACTGCCACTATACATGGAGTGGTTTATGAGTGGGACACTTTCGAACCAACTGACAATGCATATATTGAGATAAACACCACGCCCACCCAGTCCATAGTTCCACAATACGGCATCTACTCATTAGAATTACCTCCCGGAAATTATCAGATCACAGCTACTTCATACAAAGAGAACAAACTTGAATATTCCACAGAAGTTCCACTGACCATAACTGACAATGGCACCTATGTGATCGATCTTTTGCTTATGCCTGTTTATTCAGACATTGTGGAGAGTGACGAAAATGAGAAACATCCAACTACACAGGCTGGCACCATTTCAATAGTCTTCTACCTTTTACTTGCGATCATACTGATGGTAGCAATTGAGAAAATAACATCAAATACTAAAAAAGATAAAAAAAGGCACTACATTGAACCGGAAATAGAAATAACAGAATATTCAGCACCTGAACATGTTGAAGAAGTTCCACCGGAAGATGAGAATATGACATATCCTGAAGATATGAAGGACCTACCCTCAGACCTGCAGAAAATTGTGAAAATGCTCCAGTCCAATGATGACCGTATGACACAAAAGGACCTTCGAAGCAAGATCGATTATTCAGAAGGAAAAGTTAGTATGATGCTAAACGATCTTGAGAAAAAGGGCTGGGTTGACAAAAGGAAAGAAGGAAGAGGAAATATAATATTTCTGAAAGATAAGCATAAACGAAAATGA
- the gpmI gene encoding 2,3-bisphosphoglycerate-independent phosphoglycerate mutase, producing the protein MNFTKRPFLLTILDGWGYSPEVEGNAIHAANTPNLDDLLETYPNTLLSASGEDVGLPEGQMGNSEVGHLNIGAGRVVYQDLTRINRDIGNGDFFKNPVLKQAIENAKAQGSALHLMGLFSYGGVHSHMKHLRALIEFAKDEGITEIFIHAFLDGRDVSPRAALEDMKEHVEYCNNLSVGKIATVSGRYYAMDRDNRWDRTEDAYNAITRGDGVYYSKGPVDAISEGYGRGENDEFIKPTVIVDENGRPIGRMNENDTVIFFNFRPDRARQLTYAFVNDEFDNFERKSHPKVHFVCMTEYDEKLEVPIAFPSEELKNTLGEVLSKEGIKQLRIAETEKYAHVTFFFNGGVEKQNEGEERCLIPSPKVATYDLKPEMSAYEVTEELIERIGSGKYDVIVLNLANMDMVGHSGIMEAAVKAVEVVDDCVGKIITAIKEVGGEAMVMADHGNAEKMVEFCNNTERQCYTAHTSNPVRCIYVTQEKRVELQKGRLSDVAPTILKIMGIEKPPEMTGVPLIKNT; encoded by the coding sequence ATGAATTTTACCAAAAGACCTTTTCTGTTGACCATACTTGATGGCTGGGGATATTCCCCTGAAGTGGAAGGAAATGCTATCCATGCAGCCAACACCCCCAACCTTGATGATTTGCTGGAGACATATCCGAATACACTCCTCAGCGCTTCAGGTGAAGATGTGGGACTTCCTGAGGGACAGATGGGGAATTCAGAGGTCGGGCACTTGAACATAGGCGCAGGACGTGTTGTCTATCAGGACCTTACACGTATCAACCGGGATATCGGGAACGGGGACTTTTTCAAGAACCCTGTATTGAAGCAAGCAATTGAAAATGCAAAAGCACAGGGTTCTGCACTACACCTCATGGGGTTGTTCTCTTACGGGGGTGTTCACAGCCACATGAAACATCTTCGTGCCCTTATTGAATTTGCAAAGGATGAAGGTATTACCGAGATATTCATCCATGCATTCCTTGACGGCCGGGACGTTTCCCCAAGAGCGGCACTTGAAGATATGAAGGAACATGTGGAATACTGCAACAACCTGAGTGTCGGAAAGATAGCCACGGTTTCAGGGCGTTATTATGCCATGGACCGGGATAACCGCTGGGACCGGACCGAAGATGCATACAATGCGATCACCCGGGGCGATGGAGTATATTATTCAAAAGGACCCGTTGATGCCATTTCGGAAGGTTATGGTAGAGGCGAGAATGATGAATTCATCAAACCTACGGTGATCGTCGATGAAAATGGTAGACCCATAGGAAGGATGAATGAGAACGATACGGTCATTTTCTTCAATTTTCGCCCTGACCGTGCAAGGCAATTGACCTATGCTTTCGTGAATGATGAATTTGACAATTTTGAACGCAAAAGTCATCCGAAAGTGCATTTTGTATGCATGACCGAATACGATGAGAAGCTGGAGGTCCCCATAGCATTCCCTTCGGAAGAATTGAAGAACACATTGGGAGAGGTGCTCAGCAAAGAGGGAATTAAGCAGTTACGTATAGCTGAGACCGAAAAATATGCACATGTGACATTCTTTTTCAATGGCGGTGTTGAAAAGCAGAACGAAGGGGAGGAAAGATGTCTCATCCCATCACCAAAGGTGGCAACCTATGACCTGAAACCGGAGATGAGTGCCTATGAGGTCACAGAAGAGCTGATAGAAAGGATAGGATCTGGAAAGTATGATGTGATCGTACTCAATCTTGCCAACATGGACATGGTAGGGCATAGCGGCATAATGGAAGCGGCCGTGAAAGCGGTCGAGGTCGTTGATGATTGTGTAGGAAAGATAATTACCGCAATAAAGGAAGTCGGTGGTGAAGCCATGGTAATGGCAGACCATGGTAATGCCGAAAAGATGGTCGAGTTCTGTAACAATACGGAAAGGCAATGCTACACGGCCCATACATCAAATCCGGTCCGCTGTATCTATGTGACACAGGAAAAGAGAGTTGAGCTTCAAAAGGGAAGGCTCTCAGATGTTGCACCCACCATATTGAAGATCATGGGCATTGAAAAGCCACCGGAAATGACCGGTGTTCCTTTAATAAAGAACACTTAA
- a CDS encoding ABC transporter ATP-binding protein, protein MVLENSVISSTPPHEWHLYPLTDLSYRCFHENKKRDETIENMNGTERVEMQEDNTPLIKLSNVWKTYQMGEIEFDALKNVDLDIYSGEFVVILGPSGSGKSTMMNLIGCLDVPSKGIIRLDNQDISTLKESNLAQIRGQSIGFIFQQFNLIPTLNSLENVMLPLEFQEVDPDIAKKRGKELLEIVGLGDKLTNLPSQLSGGQRQRVAIARSLAIDPPIILADEPTGNLDSKTGTYILEFLNEMHQKENKTIIIVTHDTEPVQYADKIVYIRDGQIEKIEYKNKMEN, encoded by the coding sequence GTGGTACTGGAGAACAGTGTCATTAGTAGCACACCACCCCATGAATGGCACCTGTACCCTCTCACCGATCTATCCTACAGGTGTTTTCATGAAAACAAAAAAAGAGACGAGACGATTGAAAATATGAATGGAACAGAACGTGTTGAAATGCAAGAGGACAATACCCCGCTGATAAAGCTCAGTAATGTCTGGAAAACATACCAGATGGGAGAAATTGAATTTGATGCATTGAAAAATGTGGATCTGGACATATACAGTGGAGAATTTGTTGTGATCCTTGGACCCAGCGGAAGCGGAAAAAGTACAATGATGAACCTGATAGGTTGCCTTGATGTTCCAAGTAAAGGAATCATAAGGCTTGATAATCAGGACATATCAACGTTAAAGGAGTCAAATCTTGCACAGATCAGGGGACAAAGTATAGGATTCATTTTTCAGCAGTTCAACCTGATCCCCACACTCAATTCTTTAGAAAATGTCATGCTACCCCTCGAGTTTCAGGAAGTAGACCCCGATATTGCTAAAAAAAGAGGAAAGGAACTTTTAGAGATCGTGGGTCTCGGAGATAAACTTACAAACCTGCCTTCCCAGCTTTCCGGAGGACAACGCCAAAGAGTGGCAATTGCGCGATCACTGGCCATTGATCCACCGATAATCCTTGCCGATGAACCAACCGGCAACCTCGATAGTAAAACCGGAACATACATACTGGAATTCCTGAACGAGATGCACCAGAAAGAGAACAAAACGATCATTATTGTCACACATGATACCGAACCGGTACAGTATGCAGACAAGATAGTCTACATCAGGGACGGACAGATCGAGAAAATAGAATACAAAAATAAGATGGAGAATTGA
- a CDS encoding ABC transporter permease → MRYKTSLKLATNILLHSKIRSWLTIIGIVIGVASVVSIVALGDAMTESVESSFEDMDLTIITITPGYSGAQSSMGPGRGGGGGTAATIDEDELTDKDIMALRSIEEIEYMYGQISGKADVEFTGETATLSVTGVDTQVWKYTSEMDYESGRALEPSDKYVAVIGYNVANELFDQPIGVNRVITIEGKSVRVVGILEDGESNNAVIMPIDAAINVIEDAEKDVYGSIVIKVEDEEVVESAVEEIERTLMTSRHVDEKERDFSVTDSKSQMDGVSDMVSSMTFFLGAIAGVSLLVGAVGIANTMFTSVMEKTKEIGTMKAIGAKNGDIMMIFVMNSALVGFVGGFLGIVLGEIVSRIVIPMSGLQIGRTATSSATGLSPELMILGIGLAMLIGVISGVIPAYSASKMKPVDALRYE, encoded by the coding sequence ATGAGGTACAAAACATCTCTTAAACTTGCGACCAACATCCTTCTGCACAGTAAGATCAGAAGTTGGCTGACTATCATTGGCATCGTCATAGGTGTCGCATCAGTAGTTAGTATCGTTGCTCTTGGAGATGCAATGACGGAAAGTGTTGAGAGCAGCTTTGAGGATATGGACCTTACGATAATAACCATCACACCAGGATATTCCGGTGCTCAGTCATCAATGGGACCAGGCAGAGGTGGAGGTGGAGGCACTGCTGCCACTATTGATGAAGATGAGCTTACGGATAAGGATATAATGGCACTCCGATCGATCGAGGAGATAGAGTACATGTACGGCCAGATCAGTGGGAAAGCCGACGTGGAATTCACAGGGGAAACCGCAACCCTCTCAGTTACCGGAGTGGATACACAGGTCTGGAAATACACATCAGAGATGGACTATGAATCGGGTCGTGCCCTTGAGCCATCGGACAAGTATGTGGCAGTGATCGGATACAATGTCGCAAATGAGCTATTCGACCAGCCAATTGGAGTGAACCGGGTTATTACCATAGAAGGAAAATCTGTAAGAGTGGTAGGAATACTGGAAGACGGTGAAAGCAATAATGCAGTAATAATGCCAATTGATGCTGCAATAAATGTTATCGAAGATGCAGAAAAAGACGTTTATGGATCAATTGTGATAAAGGTTGAAGACGAAGAGGTTGTGGAATCGGCTGTTGAAGAGATAGAGAGGACCCTTATGACCTCACGACACGTTGATGAAAAGGAGAGGGATTTTTCAGTAACAGATTCAAAATCACAGATGGACGGAGTATCTGATATGGTGTCATCAATGACGTTCTTCCTTGGTGCAATTGCAGGTGTATCTCTTTTAGTAGGAGCAGTAGGAATTGCAAATACAATGTTCACTTCCGTAATGGAAAAGACAAAAGAGATAGGCACAATGAAAGCCATTGGTGCTAAGAACGGGGATATCATGATGATATTCGTTATGAATTCCGCACTTGTGGGTTTTGTAGGTGGGTTTTTAGGAATCGTTCTTGGAGAGATCGTTTCACGAATTGTCATACCCATGAGCGGATTGCAGATCGGACGTACTGCCACGAGTTCAGCAACCGGCCTCTCCCCGGAACTAATGATCCTTGGAATAGGACTTGCAATGCTGATAGGAGTTATTTCCGGTGTTATCCCTGCATACAGTGCATCCAAGATGAAGCCTGTAGATGCTTTGAGATATGAATGA
- the fen gene encoding flap endonuclease-1 yields MGTDIGDLLLKDTIEIAGLSNKVVAIDAYNTLYQFLSIIRQRDGTPLKDSRGQITSHLSGILYRLTSLIEAGVKPIFVFDGKPPDFKSDTLAKRHEVRESATAKWEDAKAQGLEEEAYKYAQASSKVTREMIDDSVRLLELMGIPYVKAPSEGEAQASYMVQKGDADYIGSQDYDSFLFGAPQVVRNLTITGKRKLPKKNIYVDVKPEVLSLVDSLGELGITRQQLIDIAMCVGTDYNTGLENIGPKRALKLVKEHGDIKVVLKELGKDIEDLDAKRDFFMNPPVTDDYELKWIKPDRAGVIDLLCKKHDFSEERVNKALDRLEANIGGSQSTLDQWF; encoded by the coding sequence ATGGGTACGGATATTGGTGATCTACTTCTTAAGGATACGATCGAGATAGCTGGCCTTTCAAATAAAGTAGTGGCTATCGATGCGTATAATACTCTTTATCAGTTCTTAAGTATAATCCGGCAACGTGACGGAACCCCTTTAAAGGATTCCAGGGGTCAGATCACTTCTCATCTTTCGGGTATCCTTTATAGGCTTACCAGTCTCATCGAAGCAGGTGTCAAACCTATTTTTGTCTTTGATGGCAAGCCTCCTGATTTCAAATCTGACACTCTGGCAAAACGGCATGAGGTCCGGGAAAGTGCAACTGCTAAATGGGAAGATGCAAAAGCGCAGGGGCTTGAGGAAGAAGCCTACAAGTATGCACAGGCCTCCTCAAAAGTGACCCGTGAGATGATCGATGATTCTGTCAGACTATTGGAATTGATGGGTATCCCTTATGTGAAAGCACCCTCTGAGGGAGAGGCACAGGCCTCATACATGGTGCAAAAAGGGGATGCTGATTATATCGGTTCACAGGACTATGATTCTTTTCTTTTCGGTGCACCACAGGTTGTTCGAAATCTCACTATTACCGGTAAGCGAAAGCTTCCAAAAAAGAACATCTACGTGGATGTTAAACCCGAGGTCTTGTCCCTTGTGGATTCCCTTGGGGAACTTGGCATTACAAGACAGCAATTGATCGATATTGCCATGTGTGTGGGCACAGATTATAATACCGGTCTCGAGAACATCGGTCCGAAAAGAGCGCTTAAACTGGTGAAGGAACACGGCGATATAAAAGTTGTACTCAAAGAACTTGGTAAAGATATCGAAGACCTTGATGCTAAAAGAGATTTCTTCATGAACCCGCCCGTAACAGACGATTATGAACTGAAATGGATCAAGCCTGATCGTGCCGGGGTAATTGATCTTCTCTGCAAAAAACATGATTTTTCAGAGGAGAGGGTCAATAAAGCACTTGACCGCCTTGAAGCTAACATAGGCGGCAGTCAAAGCACTCTTGATCAATGGTTTTAA